The DNA window CTTCCTGCTTGCTACCGTCCATTTTCCACTTGATGCGGGCTTCTGGCAGGTGGAAACACTCGGCCAAGCCAGAGAGGTGTTCTTCACCGTTGGTTGCATCAATAATGGCGAACTTCAGGGAAGAACTGCCGCAGTTAAGAACCAGTACTAGCTTACTCGACATGGAAGTACCTACTTAATAGTTTGTGTTGTTAAAGGGAGACCCAAAACAATGGTGAATAAACCGTCAATCAGACAACAAGCGTAGCGCAGAGTGCCGTTGACATTTATGATTAACATCATGTGGGTGAAGCAAAGTACATGATGATGGAAAAACCGGAGATTTCTCTGCGGTTTAAATAATCTACGTTTTTATTGGGCTAAACGTTGGCAATAAAAAAGCCATCTTTTAACCGGCCAAAAGGCCGGCTTAGCATACCGATAGCCTGCGGCAAACACAAAATAAATTTAAAGCTTCAAATTTTTTAGTAGTGACGCAGACTGAGCAGACATTTTCAACCGTGAAATTGAGGTAGCCATGACAAGTAAACCGTCCGGTACTGTAAGCTGGTTTCAGGTATTCCAGCGCGGGGAGCACTACATGAAAACCTGGCCGGCGGATAAGCGTCTGGCGCCTGTTTTTCCGGAAAACCGCGTTTCGCGGGCGACGCAGTTTGCCGTGCGCTTCATGCCGCCGCTGGCGATCTTTACCCTGACCTGGCAGATCGCCCTTGGCGGGCAACTGGGCCCGGCAATCGCCACCGCGTTGTTCGCCTGTAGCCTGCCGATGCAGGGGCTGTGGTGGTTGGGGCGCCGCGCCATCACGCCGCTGCCGCCAACGCTGCTGCAATGGTTCCATGAGGTGCGCAATAAGCTGGCCGAAGCCGGGCAGGCCGTGGCGCCGATCGAAGGGCCGCCGACCTATCAATCGCTGGCGGATTTGCTCAAGCGTGCGTTTAAACAGTTGGATAAAACCTTCCTCGATGACCTCTGAGATCAAAACAGGCTGTTTCTGCAAACAGCCTGTTTTTTGATCTTGCCCAAGAACCCCACGTTAAATCAAAAAATGAGCGGGTTGTCATTTCCCCTTTTCTTGCGCTGTGCGATGCTTGCGCCATTATTCAGCACCGAGGAAAGTATGATGGAAATGACGAATGCCCAGCGCCTGATTCTGTCTAATCAGTACAAAATGATGTCGATGCTTGATCCAGACAATGCGGAACGCTATCGCCGCTTGCAAACCATTATTGAACGCGGTTTTGGCTTACAGTTACGTGAGCTGGATCGGGATTTTGGTGAAATGAGCGAAGAGGTGTGCCGTACGATTATCAATATTATGGAAATGCACCATGCACTTCAGGTTTCATGGGAAAACCTCAAGGATAAACAGGGTGTTGAACCGCGTCGTTTGGAATTCCTCGGTTTTGATGCGGCCACGGAGGCACGTTATCTGAGCTACGTGCGTTTTCTGGTCAACACAGAAGGGCGTTATACTCACTTTGATTCCGGCAGCCACGGCTTTAATGCCCAAACCAAGATGTGGGAAAAATACCAGCGCATGCTGGCCATTTGGCTCTCTTGCCCACGCCAGTATCACCTGAGCGCTGTGGAGATCGCGCAAATCATCAATGCCTGAGTATACAAAGAGGTTTTCTGTGGAGTGTAAGGGTTTTCTATTTGATCTTGATGGAACGTTGGTGGATTCATTACCTGTTGTAGAGCGCGCCTGGAGCAACTGGGCCAAAGGCCGCGGCCTTGATGTGCAACAGGTGTTGGATTTTATTCATGGCAAACAGGCGATCACTTCGCTGCGCCATTTTATGCCGGGTGCCAGCGAAGCGGAAATTCAGCGTGAACACGCGGTGCTTGAGCAGGTGGAAGCGCAGGATACCGATGGCGTCCACGCGTTGCCAGGGGCGGCAGCGCTGCTGGCGCGTTTGAATACGCTTGACATCCCTTGGGCGATCGTCACCTCCGGCTCGGTGCCGGTAGCCACTTCGCGGCTGGCCGCCAGTGGGCTGCCGCGTCCGGCGGTGTTTATCACCGCAGAGCAGGTACAGCGCGGCAAACCGGAGCCGGATCCCTATCTGCTGGGTGCTGAACGGCTGGGCCTGGCGCCGCAGGCGTGTGTGGTGGTGGAAGACGCTGCGGCCGGTATCCTTTCCGGGCTGGCTGCCGGTTGCCAGGTGATTGCAGTGAATGCGCCGGCGGATGCGCCAAAGTTGGATCAGGTCGCGCTGGCGTTGTCTTCGCTGGTGCAGTTACAGGTTGGCAAGCTGGCGCAGGGCGCCCGTATCGACGTGGTGCGCTAAGCGCTCGACAATCTGTAGACAAATTGATTGTACCCCGCATTTGCGGGGTTTTTTTATGCTATTTTTTAGGCCTTTGGATCACGATCATATGGGAACGCTGTGAACGGTGAATTACTGTGGGTATTGAGTTTATTGCTGGTGGCCATTGTACTGTTCACCACGAATAAACTACGCATGGACGTGGTGGCGTTATTGGTGATCGTCGCTTTTGTGCTGAGCGGCACATTGACCTTGCCGGAGGCCATGGCGGGCTTTAGCGATCCCAACGTGATTTTGATCGCGGCCCTGTTCGTGATTGGCGAGGGGCTGGTGCGCACTGGCGTGGCTTACCAGGTGGGGGACTGGCTGGTCAAAGTGGCCGGCAGCAGCGAAACCAAAATGCTGGCGTTGTTGATGGCGACGGTGGCGGGCCTGGGGGCGTTTATGAGCTCGACCGGCGTGGTGGCGATCTTCATCCCCGTGGTGTTGAGCGTGGCGGCACGGATGAAAACTGCGCCCGGCAGGTTGATGATGCCGTTGAGCTTTGCCGGCCTGATCAGCGGCATGATGACGCTGGTGGCAACGCCGCCGAATATGGTGGTGAACAGTGAGCTGGTGCGTGAAGGCGCCCACGGCTTTGGTTTTTTCGATTTTACGCCGGTGGGCGTGCTGGTGCTGCTGTTGGGCATCGGCTATATGCTGATAGCGCGCCGCTGGCTGGGCAATGATGATGGGGAAAGCACGCGCGAAACCTGGCAGCGGCGCACCTTTCGCGATTTGATCCGTGATTACAAGCTGAGCGGCCGCGCGCGCCGTTTGGCGATCCGCAGCGGTTCGCCGTTGGTCGGCCATTCGCTGGATGAACTGCACCTGCGCGCCCGCTATGGGGCGAACGTGGTAGGGATCGAACGCTGGAAGCGCTTTCGGCGTGTGATGATCAGCGCTTCCGGCAGCACCGAACTGCGCGAGCGCGATGTGTTGCTGATCGATATGTCGGACAGCGACGTCGATCTGCGCCAGTTCTGTAGCGAACAATTGTTGGAGCCGATGGTGCTGCGTGGGGATTACTTTTCCGAGCAGGCGCGCAATGTGGGCATGGCGGAGGTATCGCTGATCCCAGATTCCGCCCTGTTGGGCAAAAGCCTGCGCGAAACGGTATTCCGCACCCGCTACGATCTGAATGTGGTGGGCATTCGCCGCAACGGCGAGGCGCTGGCGGGCAAACTGGTGGATGAGCCGCTGCAGTTTGGCGATATTTTGCTGGTGATTGGCGACTGGAAAGCGATCCGCCAACTGCAGGCCGAAACCCACGACTTTATCGTGCTCAACCTGCCGGCGGAAGTGGACGAAGTCGCGCCGGCCATCACCCAGGCGCCGCACGCGTTGTTTTGCCTGGCGCTGATGGTGGCGATGATGCTGACCGATGAAATCCCCAACCCGATTGCGGCGCTGATCGCCTGTCTGTTGATGGGGCAGTTCCGTTGCATCGATATGGAGAGCGCCTATAAATCCATCCATTGGCCCAGCGTGATCCTGATCGTGGGGATGATGCCGTTCGCCCAGGCGCTGCAAAAAACCGGCGGGGTGGATTTGATCGTCCATGGGCTGATGGACGTGGCCGGCAGCATGGGGCCGCGGGTGATGCTGGTGTGCCTGTTCGTGCTGTGCGCCACCATTGGCCTGTTTATATCTAACACTGCCACGGCGGTGTTGATGGCGCCGATCGCCATTGCTGCCGCGCGGGAAATGGGCGTCTCCCCGTATCCGTTCGCCATGATTATCGCTATTGCGGCATCGGCGGCATTTATGACGCCGGTTTCCTCGCCGGTTAACACGCTGGTGCTGGGGCCGGGCAACTACAAGTTCGGTGATTTTGTGCGAATGGGCGTGCCTTTTACCTTCTTAGTGATGCTGGTCAGCGTGGTGGTGGTGCCGTGGCTGTACGGCTTTTAACGGCTGGCCCGGCGGCGTGCCGGGCAGAAGGTGGGTTACAACGGCGAATCCAGGCTGATTTCATCCAGCGAGAGGCTGAAGCTTGGGATGAACACCGCCATGAAGTAATCCATTTCCGGGCTGTTGCGCTGCTGTAAGGTTTTCTCTAGGCGCGCTTTGGCCAGTTTGAATTCATTGTTGCCGGCAGACAGTTCCTCCAGGCACTTCAGATAGGCGCACAGCGCATCCGCCTGCTTGACCAGATATTGTTCGTCTTCAGTGTAATAGCTGGTGTCGAGGATCGGCCGGAAATCATCCTGAAATTCTGCCGGGATCATATCCAGCAGCTTTTGCTGGGCGATTTTTTCGATCTTCTTATATTCATGGGCAATCTGCGGGTTGTAGTACTTGATCGGCGTGGGCATGTCGCCGGTGAGCACTTCACTGGCATCGTGGTACATCGCCAGCAGCGCCACGCGCTCCGCATTCAGGTTGCCATTAAACTTACGATTTTTAATCACCGTCAACGCATGGGCGACGAAGGCCACCTGCAGGCTGTGCTCGGAGACATTTTCGGTACGTACGTTACGCATCAGCGGCCAGCGGCTAATCAGTTTCAGGCGTGACAGGTGGGCAAAGAAATGGCTCTGGCTCATGGTGCTCTCTTTATAACGGCAAGTGAGAGCTACATTGTGGGCAGTAGGGGCGGGTTATGCAAATCTTGTGGTGCGATCGGGCCGGGATAAGGGGCGCAGTGCCTGTATGAACCGGGCACATGGGTAACACTTTACACCGGGCACATGGGTAACAGGTTATAACTGGCACAGTTAACGAGATAGGGAGGTTTACTGTGCCTTGGCCTGAGAGTGTTACCATGCAACGTTTGCAATTTGTCACCGCTTGTCTGAAGGGCGATACTTCTGTCGCTGAGCTATGCCGCCGTTTCAACATTAGTCGCAAAACTGGCTATAAGTGGCTGTCCCGATTTTCTCCTGATGATATTTCCTCTCTTTCTGACCATTCCCGAGCTCGCCATCATCAACTTTCCATACCGCTGCCAACGGTGGAATTGCTTCTTGAGAAGAAACAGCAGCACCCTACATGGGGCCCGGAAAAGATAAGACAATTACTTTTGAATATGGATGTTTCGGATGTGCCCGCTGCCAGTACTATTGGGGGCATATTTAAGATCCATGGCCTGACAAAAAAACGTAATCGATTGAAATACAAACCCAAACGGTCTTATGTGCTCCATAAGATAAACCAGCCAAATGATGTCTGGAGCGCGGATTTCAAAGGCAAGTTCACCCATACAACCGGACGTTGGTGTCATCCTTTCACACTGACGGATAACTACAGCAGAATGGTACTTGCCTGTGATGCCACGTATTTACCCGATGGGAAATTTGTCATTCCCTGCCTCGAGCGAGTCTTCCACGAATGTGGTTTGCCCCAGGTTCTACGCACCGATAACGGTCCACCTTTTGCCGGTGCCGGGCTGTGGGGATTAAGCCAGATGTCTATCTGGCTAATCAAATGTGGTGTTACTCCCGAGCGAATTCGCCCAGGGAAACCGACAGAGAATGGACGTCATGAAAGAATGCACAGAACAATGAAAGAGGGAATGAAACAGTGTCATAAATTTGCCTCTCTGGAGGAACAACAGACATGGCTAAACACATGGAGAAAAGAATTTAATGAAGTTCGGCCACATAAGGCTCTGGGAGGAAAAACGCCCCAATCAGTCTGGTGTCCTTCCCCCCGGATTTATACTGGGGCACAAAAGGAGATGCCGGTACCAAAGGGGGCGAAGTTACTGCGTGTGGAAGTGAAAGGTGATTTATGGTTCAACGGCCGACGAATCTTCCTATCGGAGGCCCTCAGGTATGAATGGGTGTGGATGAAAGAAGTTGACGATGACACGGACGAAATAGGGTTCGGGGAGTTGGTATTGGCCCGGTACGATAGACAGAACCATCGTATAATCCGGGCTGATTAAAGAATAAATGCGTTACCTATGAGGCTGGTCAGATCTGTAACCTATGTGCCCGGTTCATACATGCCTGCGCCCCTGTGCGGAGTTACAGCTGGCGGTAGTGTTCCAGGAAACGCCCCAGCTTGCCAACGGCCATT is part of the Gibbsiella quercinecans genome and encodes:
- the yfbV gene encoding terminus macrodomain insulation protein YfbV — its product is MTSKPSGTVSWFQVFQRGEHYMKTWPADKRLAPVFPENRVSRATQFAVRFMPPLAIFTLTWQIALGGQLGPAIATALFACSLPMQGLWWLGRRAITPLPPTLLQWFHEVRNKLAEAGQAVAPIEGPPTYQSLADLLKRAFKQLDKTFLDDL
- the yfbR gene encoding 5'-deoxynucleotidase, yielding MSQSHFFAHLSRLKLISRWPLMRNVRTENVSEHSLQVAFVAHALTVIKNRKFNGNLNAERVALLAMYHDASEVLTGDMPTPIKYYNPQIAHEYKKIEKIAQQKLLDMIPAEFQDDFRPILDTSYYTEDEQYLVKQADALCAYLKCLEELSAGNNEFKLAKARLEKTLQQRNSPEMDYFMAVFIPSFSLSLDEISLDSPL
- a CDS encoding SLC13 family permease, which produces MNGELLWVLSLLLVAIVLFTTNKLRMDVVALLVIVAFVLSGTLTLPEAMAGFSDPNVILIAALFVIGEGLVRTGVAYQVGDWLVKVAGSSETKMLALLMATVAGLGAFMSSTGVVAIFIPVVLSVAARMKTAPGRLMMPLSFAGLISGMMTLVATPPNMVVNSELVREGAHGFGFFDFTPVGVLVLLLGIGYMLIARRWLGNDDGESTRETWQRRTFRDLIRDYKLSGRARRLAIRSGSPLVGHSLDELHLRARYGANVVGIERWKRFRRVMISASGSTELRERDVLLIDMSDSDVDLRQFCSEQLLEPMVLRGDYFSEQARNVGMAEVSLIPDSALLGKSLRETVFRTRYDLNVVGIRRNGEALAGKLVDEPLQFGDILLVIGDWKAIRQLQAETHDFIVLNLPAEVDEVAPAITQAPHALFCLALMVAMMLTDEIPNPIAALIACLLMGQFRCIDMESAYKSIHWPSVILIVGMMPFAQALQKTGGVDLIVHGLMDVAGSMGPRVMLVCLFVLCATIGLFISNTATAVLMAPIAIAAAREMGVSPYPFAMIIAIAASAAFMTPVSSPVNTLVLGPGNYKFGDFVRMGVPFTFLVMLVSVVVVPWLYGF
- a CDS encoding YfbU family protein, which gives rise to MEMTNAQRLILSNQYKMMSMLDPDNAERYRRLQTIIERGFGLQLRELDRDFGEMSEEVCRTIINIMEMHHALQVSWENLKDKQGVEPRRLEFLGFDAATEARYLSYVRFLVNTEGRYTHFDSGSHGFNAQTKMWEKYQRMLAIWLSCPRQYHLSAVEIAQIINA
- a CDS encoding sugar phosphatase; the protein is MECKGFLFDLDGTLVDSLPVVERAWSNWAKGRGLDVQQVLDFIHGKQAITSLRHFMPGASEAEIQREHAVLEQVEAQDTDGVHALPGAAALLARLNTLDIPWAIVTSGSVPVATSRLAASGLPRPAVFITAEQVQRGKPEPDPYLLGAERLGLAPQACVVVEDAAAGILSGLAAGCQVIAVNAPADAPKLDQVALALSSLVQLQVGKLAQGARIDVVR